The Theobroma cacao cultivar B97-61/B2 chromosome 2, Criollo_cocoa_genome_V2, whole genome shotgun sequence genome includes the window ttcaaaaatatatttaagaaatcaatgaaaatgaagagCAATTTTAACAAGCAAGTAAAAGACTATTGGTGTATGCCTTTGAGCCAATTGAATTggtcaaggaatatatattgtcatttaatgcatatttaaCCACATAACCAcatgtgatagaggttttcctttatattagtacaaaaaataaagagttactgagtactaattggatgaagcccatggaaTATAAATGGCCTTGCAAGGGAATTGTAAAGTTGATATAATTATAAGatctttatgcatcaaagtCATGCTTCTAAAACTATTcctagtcattgtattgtcaaggtaaggcattgacaatgctcaaagactagtacatgttaagcctctttacttgaaaagtaagcaatcgatgtcatagattgaagtatatgggatacttgaTGATAACATGTAAGTGCTTGTTCGAGAacaagttcattgaacatgatccactatgagaactccatttggtgTTTCACTAAAGTgtctatggaatatgttctcatgtgatagttaTACAACTAGTCCTCAGACTTGAGACGCTAAGCCATCTTATAtggggaatgacatactttgatttcacctctaCGGGTCTGAAGGCGATCAGATGCTTAAATAAGGTGCTTTTGGGCATAGCATGAAGTATATGAAAGTGAGTGAGTAATCAAGAAAAGATTCATCACCCCCAAATGATAAGAGGGGATATATCTCATGTgttcttaaattaaaattaacttataaaaagtgttaggccaaagcatgatgagTTTGAGGAATGTTggtttcctaaattcataaggttaaTCATAAATTATAGCTAATATGGAATCTCATAAGTAGACATTGAACCATGCTTAATGACATATTCGAgataaatgatgaaaagaCTGTATTGCACTGAaaaagcttattggtgaagtgctttgtcaaattctttaattgactctttaacatttgggtggtcatgatgtgTCGCTAGATACCACTCattatctataaatataaatcaattattaaattgacatttaattatgatttatatttactACCAACATGTTAAAAGCCAAATGAGTCACACACATCAAGTaacatgattgagattaaaaaaagattatcAATTAAGTCGAACTTCATTAATGTAGACAAAAATTAAagtagaaaaattaattaagttaacaaagacttaattgaataaaaatacataTGTTGTATCTAGGGTTACAACtaagtttggctatataaatatgttatgttagccAACTTAAACATTAAGCCCTAAGCCACTATTTTTAGACGAATtataaaaggaagaaaaagaaaaatagtttttcttGTCTAATAGAAATAGGATTTGGTTAAGCTTGTTTTGGtcttcttatttttctaagaACGAAAACTTGTtagcacaagtaaaaaatcttaccttgaGAAAGTCTTATTCTGTCACTGTGTGGATTACTATTAGAAGTCAAACACTTGGGTGGCTGAAAATTTGACGAATCCCAAaagtgaagaagcaaagatttcaACTGCAGGGCTTCATACTACATTTTGCGACTAGCATAATTTTGTGTCTAGTTTCTTGCTTCATCACAAgccttttttaatttaattgactCTTGATTATAATATCTAGAGCAAGGTATATGACATTTGAACTTATGAGTGTTTCGTAACTAATctaaaaaattacatgaaaaaacACAAACAATTGATCTTGGGGATTCAACTACTTTCTtgattaatttcatgtttAACCATGAGACCAAATCCCAACAAAGACacacaaagatttatagaGGTTCGGCCTCAATGCTTATGTTCTCTCTCGTGGCTCACCAAGGAGTTTGAAATCCACTATGAAACTACTTTTTCGAGGCTCaagcataacctttacaacCAAGTCTTTTTAAGCTCAGACTTAACATTTACAACAGTTTTTTAAAGGATTAGACTCAACGCCTCTACCTTTTAGTTCGGTTAAGGTACAACCACTACCAAATACAATATACCTTTATGGGTTAAAATATAACCTTTACAATGGATTACACAAAAGATAAGATGAAAGCTTAAATGCCTTTAAAAAAGatgaatcaaaattaaatgccTTTACAATGGATTACAACAGTTCTCTCCTCTGACCGACAGCCAACCCCCTTGGCACCGATCAGGTGCCTCCGCTCTCTTCCCTGCACCAGATTTGGTGGTGCGACGGTCGGGCTTCCTTTCTCTCACTCTTTTCCTGCCGGCGCGAACCCCCTTGACACCGATCGGGTGCTTCCGCTCTCTTCCCTGCATCGGGTCTAGTGGCTCGACGGTCGGGCTTCCTCTCTCTCACTCTTCTCCTGTGCTTTGTCGacttttctctctcctatTGTCGATCGACTTTTGTTGATCTCTCAACTACCGCCGGTCGGCTTCTCCCCattgcatatttttcatatttttttctttgatttttctatatttttttcattgagaaatttttttggGTTGTTGTGGCAGCTAGactaggatttttttttttttgttgcttgTTTTTTTGCTTGCAGGTTTTTCTCTTTGGGTTGCAGGTTTCGGGGCTTTCGAATGCTACAGTGCCCCCTCCCCTTTATACTAGGTTCCTGGGCATTGGGGGGGGGCACGCTCCACTACCCTGCTAGACGCTAATTTTTCACGTCTGGCAGGGTGAGGGAGGTGCCTGGCATGGTGcgtccgcaccctgccagtcgtacctctctcccctcttttttcatttcttctttattttttttatttttattatttttattatattttttttaattcatttttttgtttatgattttagtGTCTACAGATATTCCACTAGTTGATTTGGCACTGGGTGTGATTTGCTTCTCCACTGATTGGCCACCATGCGTGATTTGTTGATGTCTAGAGGAGAACCACTctatgatatgatatgataaCTACGTAGCGGCTGCCTTAGgttttgaaatgtgaattaTGTTGTATGATGTCATGATATGATGATTAATGCATAGCTTGAGGTAAGGGCCATATGTAattgatatatgtttatgaTCTGTTGCATGTTTGTGGAGCTATTATTTAGCATCAAGGTGAGCGCTTTAAGGCATGTATGCTAAGCCATGTATGTAAATGACCATATGGTGAGTCGATTCATACGATAGATTATATTGATAAACGGTTATGTTGGTAATAATGTTGAACGGGTAAGGTGAGGATGATTATTCCACCTTAATATGTTAATAGCCAAAAATATTTAGCGTAGTACGACTGCCATGATATGACAAACTATGTTTGACAAGTGACGATGGACttgttttatatgtatatgccTTATGATGTATAAGATGCATGCATAATTAGAGGATATGTGTAGCACCTATCCCTGCACATTTACAACTGTTTTATGCTCCCATTCACTGAGTACTAATGTGACTCACCCATTTCAGTTGTATTGTACAGATAAATAAACACCGAGAATTGGGTGACTTAGCATTGTCGACGTTAGACATGCAATTTTGACAAGTGGAATGTTATCCGCTGACAATGAATCTCCACTACGTCACAATCTGAGTCATGGTTTGTGTACGCTTCCGCTATGTATATAAAGTATGTCATAAAGGAAATATGATGGCACAAAGTTGCCTTATGTTATGTAACGAGATGTTTAATGACTTAGTAAATTGACCAATGTATGACTATGTGTGTGCTATGTTTAAGTCCTGAACGTTATTACAAGCCGAGGGGCTAATGTTGAATGCCAAAAGATTTAAGTTTAATGAATTGATGTTGGCTATAAGGTCTTATGATTACGATATATGTTTATCAAGACTTAACTATGAAGGCTTCCTTGAGTTTCTCGAGCTTACCTGACAGGCTTGTGCATGCCGGTCATGGATGCCCGGATTTGGGTTGTGAAACTAATTTAGGTGTCACCAAATTAAATCTCAAAGAGGTATGTTAGAATTAACATGCATATTAAGAATACTTATTtaggattttaaatttgtaGATAGTTATTgttggttttctttctttacccATGTTATTAGTGGCATTAgttgttaattttaattctctgttcaattatgatttttctctcttataCTTGAGCTTTAAGAAACGGAGATAtccttaataaaaaatacaacttTATTAGTCTCTATTTTGTTGTTCTTTTCCTAAGCCTTTTCGACAGatcaaaagagagagaagaaaaaggctaGCAAGAAAAACACTGTTTGAGTACAAATAGAAGTAAGGAAACAGTGTTTGACACAAATTCtctcacatatatatatatatatatatatatatatatatatatatatatatatgtcaagTTCATTTTCTTGCTCGTAAGgacataaaaatatataactttaGTCACTTCTACAATCATTCTTATTCCAAAGTATTGGTCTTCATTATAAAAATCGACTTTAATGATTAAATCTCTCTTATTGCTAGTATTATCTTCAATTAATAGTATAACTTTGAGAGTACAGTCCATACTGtccaataatatttttctttcagtAATATGATTTGGCTTGCAAATTGGTTACTTCACTGCCTGTTGTTTACTCTTCAACTGTGGGCAGACCAAAAATAAGTGCGAGAAAGATTTAAGGTTTGGAACGCTCTTTAAAgttcttattatattttctccGAATATATTGAAACTTGTCATAATAATggttaattattgtttttaatatacaactatatcatatatataaaataatattttaactaacctctttaaaatattttttaacaaaattaaaaaaaattaagaaaaatcttcGCCCTGTGAAAATAATTTCACTAAACGAATACGAGCATAGTTCAGGGAATACATAGCATTTTCTTACAAATATAGTTTTTTCAATATCTTGTTAATACGATAGTTGTTAAAGATCCTCCTAGAGACTGTgcttcaattttattaaatgatgttatgaaaatttcagtCTTACCCACTATTTTAACATAAGtatattatttgtattttcttataaatataaaaaaaattaatggaaTTATGATTTAATACACTGGTTTTCCTTCAGACTTGGACTTCATTTCTTGTTGGGCCATCAAAGTATATAAGTGCGTTTCTAAAAGTTAGAAGTGGAGATAGCATTGGGCTTAGGTTGTGGAACCAAGATAGATGGAATTGGATTTTGGAAATATTCCCATGGAAGGCGACACATCCAGAATATAtatacaaagaaaacaaacagGATGAGACAAGAATCGGTCTCATGCCTGCTGCAAACATTGGCTCTCATTGTTCTTACAGCAGAATGTTAAATGAGAGAGACAAACAATGTTTCAATAACAGTCTAAGCGTTCAAATTTAGATAGATTTACCAATTAACAGCAAAACATTGTTCCCACAACAATATCAGGATTCAAATTTCTGTTATCAAaatactttgtttctttgAGTGTATGATGTTATTAAAACACATAGGAGTACAAGTTTAGTCTTGGATGACATGGTTTATCTGCTCTGGTAGATAATATTTATGGCAGAAATGCTATAACATTAAAGCCCTTTAAAAAGTTTGAAGGATTAAACTTTTGTTAAGGAATTATTCATTAGCTTGGAAGCAAAAGTATTGTTTAGCTTCAGTCTGATTGTAAGACAACAAAAATACCTACAAACTGTTTGCTGTCATTGAGAAGGAGTCAATGTTGATACACGTACTTTTCTTGTAGTTTTATGTAAACAAATGTTTGTGTATATTATATATGGAAGAGCCAATTTCCATTAGATATATATGTACAAGGTTTATACAAACAAAACCTCGATCCTCTAAACTATACCCAATTCCATAAACAAAACCTTGGTCGTTTCACTTACTACTAAACCTGACTTCTGTTACTGCAAATCCAGTCATAAacacacaaaaacaaataacttttgagattcaaataaatttaggAAGATTTTTTGGTTGGACTTATGGTTTTTTCagatataatttttgaaaaatagaaaatgatcTCCCAACTACTCGTAAGCTACACCATTCTATTAACAAGAATAAATTTACTGCTTATTCTTTACATTAATCAGAAAATAACATATAATCAGGTGTAAGAAACGCTTGCTGCAGCAACACTCAAGATTAGCAGCCTACAATGGAACCACTTGTGATTTTCACCAACTATTTCAAAGCAAACCAAAATCTGTCTCAATCCATCATGACACTTCATCACTTAacatatgaatttttttcgtTTGAAAggtatattaaaatttgtttttacatACGTTATATGtacatatttgttttttaattatttttaaataatatatatatataatacaaaatttttaaagtgtAAAGTTAATTGTCcgtaaataataattataattgaaacacaattatatataaaagataataaatgtttaatacatataattagaattttataatattaatttataaattattccatactatcaaaattttaaaaatatcttttaataaaaaaacattcaataaaattagaaTACTTATATCTTTACAACTTAGATAATTCGTTCTAatattaataacaaaaaatttaaaaatgataatttaaaaatacaatgaaCAAATGGTTAatcaaaaagtttttcaacattcattctTATATATAATAGGAtaataatttaactaaaaacataaataaaataaaataagctcCACACCATAGCATtgataacaaagaaaaatacgactccacaatttcaaaaagagaaaaaaaccaTGTGGAGAACAAACTAAAAAAGCaaatacaataataatttaacAATGTTCATGGGTTCTTAAAAATGATTCCTGCCTCTGCAGCCTCATCTCTGCATAGAACCTTTCAATGAATTTCTCAGCCCTCTTATCCACTGAATCTTCCTGATCGTCTTCTATGTCCAATGCCTCTGAAATTAGTTCCCCTCCAATGGGAGCTGGCACAGCTTCCAATACCAATCTGCAATCTGCTTCTCCACTTGCTTGAGCTTTCGGCCAACCAAAACACTTACACGAAAACAGCATTGAGTAAATATCTTGGATGCTTCTTCTTTTGGGCTGTTTTCTGTTGTAGTAATGAATAAGAGGAGTACTTGAAGGAGAGTCAAACTGGTACTCTCCGAGGAACCCATAGTTGTAAGGCTTAAGAAGCTTAAACCTCTTAAGCTTTCTTGATTTCCTGAGATAAATGAGCTTTGGAATCATGggtttcttcattttagtaAGTAAGATGGAGATTCTAACAGGATTATTGGGTACCAGATTGTGCAGAATGGGCAATCTATTCTGGGGCATTTTCATGGCTGGTGAGTACTACTGCACAATTCTGGGGCTCAGCCAGGGAAAGGGATTGATGGGGCTTTTCGTGGTACAGGGGTTGAGCCATGATCAAAGGAGCAAAGTTGCTTTTA containing:
- the LOC18609200 gene encoding uncharacterized protein LOC18609200 codes for the protein MKMPQNRLPILHNLVPNNPVRISILLTKMKKPMIPKLIYLRKSRKLKRFKLLKPYNYGFLGEYQFDSPSSTPLIHYYNRKQPKRRSIQDIYSMLFSCKCFGWPKAQASGEADCRLVLEAVPAPIGGELISEALDIEDDQEDSVDKRAEKFIERFYAEMRLQRQESFLRTHEHC